Below is a genomic region from Cognatiyoonia koreensis.
GACAGACGTCGTTGATTACGCGGCTGTGCTTGCGGAAATGGACGCAAATGGTGGGCAGACGACGCTGGGACTGCGTCAACGTCTGGCCCAGACCGCCTATGCCCGCACTGCCGCATATGACACGGCTGTCAGCACATGGATGGCCAAGGCGATTGATACAAGCGAACCACGCCGCAGGTCGTTTGGCGGCACGCTTGCGCAATCGCTCCGCTACGGCGAGAACCCGCATCAGACAGCCAGCTTCTATACAGACGGCACCGAAAGTCCGGGCGTTGCGACGGCTGTGCAACATCAGGGCAAGGAACTGTCCTATAACAACATCAACGACACTGATGCGGCCTTTGAACTGGTCGCCGAATTCGATCCCGCAGACGGGCCTGCAGTTGCGATTATCAAGCACGCAAACCCCTCCGGCGTCGCACGCGGCGCGACATTGCTTGATGCCTACAAGAATGCATTCGACTGTGACCGCACATCTGCGTTTGGCGGGATTGTCGCGCTCAATCAGCCGTTAGACGAAGCCACGGCAAAAGAGATCAGCGGGATATTCACAGAAGTTGTCATCGCCCCCGGTGCGTCCGATGCGGCAAAGTCCGTGTTCGCCGCAAAAAAGAACCTGCGTCTGTTGACGACAGACGGATTGCCCGACCCGAAAGCGGGCGGGCTGACGTATCGGCAGGTCGCTGGCGGGATGCTGGTGCAGGACAAGGACGTCGGATTTGTCGGACTGGACGATCTGAAAGTCGTGACCAAAGTCGCACCAACAGATGATCAGATGGCTGACCTGTTGTTCGCTTGGAAGGTCGCCAAGCACGTCAAATCAAACGCGATTGTCTACGTGAAGGACAAGGCGACGGTTGGTGTCGGTGCGGGACAGATGTCGCGACTTGATAGTGCGTTGATCGCCGCAAAAAAGGCAGAGCGCATGGCCGAAGCGATGGACCTGCCAGAACCCCTGACCAAAGGGTCAGCGGTCGCGTCCGACGCGTTCTTTCCATTCGCTGACGGATTGCTGGAAGCGGTCGCCGCTGGTGCAACCTGTGTCATCCAACCCGGTGGGTCTATGCGCGATGACGAGGTGATCGCAGCAGCAGACGACGCTGGAATTGCGATGGTCTTCACCGGCATGCGTCACTTTCGGCATTAAGGAAAAATGATGCGCATAGTCTTCTGGACAGGGTTTTGGGTATTTCTGGCCGATCAGATCACCAAGTTCTTCGTGCTCTACTGGATCAAACTGCCAGAACTCCCAGGAGAGCGTCTAGACGTCTTTCCGCCTTTCTTGGTTTTGAAAATGGCACGCAACCGCGGTGTCAACTTCGGGCTTTTTGCCGACTATGACATGCGCTGGGTACTGATCGCTGTCGCGTTCCTGATCTGCGGCGGTGTGCTGTGGTGGCTGCATAAATCCGGGGGAACAAAATGGACCTACATCGCCGCTGGTGTCTTAATCGGTGGCGCGCTTGGCAATGTTGTGGACCGGCTGCTTTACGGGTGGGTGGCGGATTTCCTGAACATGTCGTGCTGTGGCATCCATAACCCCTATGCGTTCAACATCGCTGACATAGCGATTTTTGCCGGGGCGGTGCTGCTGGCATTTCTGCCCGAACCAAAGACACCAAAGCGCCCCAAGAAAAAGGCGGCGTGACGAAGCAGTCGGGTTGAGCTACACAAACCTGCGAGACGACGAAGGAAACGCGATGCGTGGCATAGTTTTGATTGGTGCAGCCCTTGCCCTCGCGGCATGCTCCGGCGGTGGTGGATTGCGGGACCTGCGGACAGACACAGGTGGGCCCGATGAATTCTCGGTCGTGCCCGGTGCGCCGCTCGAATTGCCTGAAACGCTGACATTGCCACCGCCAACACCGGGCGGAACAAACCGAACAGATGCAGCACCCAAAGCTGCCGCGATCGCAGCACTCGGCGGGTCACCGGCGGCGGCATTTGCAGGTGGAATTCCAGCAAACGATCAGGCGCTTGTCGCGCATGCAGGCCGCAATGGGCTGCAAAGCGATATTCGCGCAGTTCTGGCAACAGAAGACGCGGCATTCCGCGCGCGCCGTGCGCGTCTGAATACATTCAACTTGCTTGGGACGGATCAGTATTTCCGGGCCTATGCGCGCCAGTCACTTGATGCTTATGCCGAATTGAACAGATTCCGCGCAGCCGGCGTGCAAACCCCAACTGCGCCGCCCCGCTAGGGATGGGCTTCCGCGTAAGCTATATCATCACACCGATACAGCCACGCGATGTCGTCGCACCGCTGGGCTTTCGCATCGGGGTCGAAACGGATGCATTGCCCTACGACGAATGGTGGGTCGGCACGCTGAAATCCAACGGCATGACAGTTCTCTGGTCAGAGGCCGAAGAATTCGCTGCATCAGTAAAGTCCGAACTTGCCGCAATGTCCAAGACCGCACCCGTTTACGCCTGCACCGTCAATGAAACGGTCATGTCCTCCGACGCTTCTTGCTATCAAGGCGGGCACAAGGTTTGGCAGGTGACCTGGCATGGCGAAGACGGGATCAACAAGGAAAACCTTGTGGCGACTGGTGCGCTACCAGATGGCTTCAGCGAAATCCGGGATCGCTTGACGGCTCGTCAGGACGCAGAACAGGACGCTGTTGATCATATGTTCGAAATTCCCTTGGAAGCAGTCGCTTCGATTGCCGGGTTCCGGCACGACAATGATCTTACCAACGGCACCTTTGCCCGGTTCTTCCGTATCACGACGGCAGATGATGTTAAGACAATGAAACCTGTAAAACGTAGCCTTCTTGCAAAGATCTTCGGGCGCTGACGCCATCTCACATCCGCGTATGGCCGCTTGAAGCTGCGCACGGGTGACGTAAGTAGACACTGAACGAAACAGCTGGAAGTCTGATTTATGCGATTGATTGCTGCGGCACTGGCTTTGGTTCTGTCCACGATGGCAGCCAAGGCTGAAGAGGTTACCACATTCACGCTTGATAACGGGATGGAAGTCGTCGTTATCGAAGACCATCGTGCGCCTGTCGTGGTGCATATGGTCTGGTACCGGATAGGGTCAGCAGATGAACCGGTCGGTGCATCGGGTGTTGCGCATTTCTTGGAACATCTGCTGTTCAAGGCAACAGACAAGCTGGAATCTGGTGAATTTTCAGCAGTTGTCGCGGCCAACGGTGGATCAGACAACGCCTTTACCAGCTATGACTACACCGCCTATTTCCAACGCGTTGCAGCCGACCGGCTGGAATTGATGATGGATATGGAATCCAATCGGATGAATAACCTGCGGATCACTGCGGCAGACATCGAAACCGAACGCAATGTCGTGCTCGAAGAACGCAACCAGCGCACGGAAAACAACCCTAACGCACTTGCGCGCGAGCAGTTCGCAGCCGCGCTTTATCAAAACCACCGCTATGGCGTTCCGATCATCGGCTGGAAGCACGAGATGGAACAACTCGAACTGGAAGACGCGCTGGACTTCTACGACCTTTATTATTCGCCCAACAACGCCATTCTTGTGGTCGCTGGCGATGTCGACCCCAACGAGGTCAAAGCACTGGCCGAGCAGTACTACGGTGTGATCCCGGCCGAACCGGAACTGCCCGATCGGATCCGCCCCGAAGAACCGCCGCAGCGGGCCGAACGGCGGATCACCTATGTCGATCCGCGCGTCTCGCAACCGTATGTGACGCGATCCTATCTCGCGCCCGAACGTGACGCTGGTGCGCAGGAAGAAGCCGCCGCGCTGGTCTATCTGGCCGAACTTTTGGGCGGGTCACCATTCACATCCGCGCTGGGCATGGCCCTGCAATTTGACACGCAAACCGCCGTCTACACGAATGCGGGTTATTCCGGCAGTTCGCTGGATGACACGTCATTCGGTATCACGGTCGCCCCATCCGAAGGCGTCACGTTGTCAGAGGCAGAGGCCGCGATGGATCAGGTAATCGCGGACTTCATCGAAGCGCCGATAGAGGCCGACAGGCTTGAACGCATCCGTGCGCAAGTCCGTGCCTCTGAAATCTATGCCAAGGACGACGTGTCGGGTCTGGCGCGGCGCTATGGCGCGGGGCTGACCCAAGGGCTGACCATCGAAGATATTCAGGCATGGCCAGACATCCTCCAACAAGTGACCGAAGAAGACATCAAAGCCGTCGCAGCTAAAGTGCTGAACCGCGACCAGTCCGTGACCGGTTGGGTCGTTGCCAGTGAAGAGTATGCAAAGTGATGAAACGTCTTGTCCTGACCTTATGGTTCGTCGTTATCGGTTCCGTCGCTTTTGCAGAAATCGACATCAAGACGATCACATCTGACGGCGGCATCGACGCATGGCTTGTCGAAGAACCTTCGATCCCATTCGTCGCGCTTGAAATCCGTATTCGCGGCGGCACGTCCCTTGATGCACCGGACAAGCGCGGCGCGACAAACCTGATGATGGCACTGATCGAAGAAGGTGCCGGTGATATGAACGCCCAGGAATACCAGACGAAACTGGAAAGCCTCGCGGCCAGTTTTTCCTTCAGAGCCTATGACGACAGCCTGTCGATTTCCGCGCAGTTCCTCACCGAAAACCGTGACGAAGCTCTTGCGCTCCTGCGCGAGGCGCTGGTGAACCCGCGGTTTGATCAGGATGCTATCGATCGCGTCCGCGCTCAGGTCATTGCCGGTATCGCAAGTGACGCCAAGAACCCCAATCGGATTGCAGGTGCCACACTGAATGCGGCCGCTTTCGGTGACCATCCCTATGGGACAAACCCGGACGGCACCGTTGAAAGCGTAGGGGCGTTGACGCGCGACGATCTGATCGCCGCCCATCAGGCGACGATGACCAAGGACCGCGTTTACGTGGGGGCCGTCGGTGATATCACCGCTGCAGAACTGGGTCCGATCCTTGACACGCTGCTCGGCGACCTTCCCGAAAACGGCCCGGATTTCCCTGCTGACGTGCCATTCGGTCTCGAAGGCGGCGTCACCATCGTCGATTACGAAACGCCGCAATCGGTCGCCCTTTTCGGTCACGAAGGAATCAAGCGCGACGATGAGGATTTCTTCGCCGCCTACATCATCAACGAAGCTTTGGGCGCTGGTGGATTTGAAAGCCGTCTCATGGAAGAGGTGCGCGAAAAGCGCGGTCTGACGTACGGCATCAGCACGTTCCTCGTACCGAAATTCCATGCGGAAATGTATCTGGGGCAAGTTGCGTCTTCCAACGATACGATCGCACAAGCTATCGAGGTCACGCGCGCTGAATGGGCCCGTATGGCCGAGCACGGCATGACGCAGGAAGAACTCGACAGCGTCAAAACCTATCTGACAGGGGAATACCCGCTGCGCTTTGACGGGAACTCCGAAATCGCGTCAATCCTCGTTGGCATGCAGATGACGGATCTGCCACCTGACTATGTCGTCAACCGAAATGACTACATCGAGGCGGTCACACTGGAAGACGTGAATCGCGTTGCTGCAGAACTGCTGCGGCCGGAAGACCTCCATTTCGTTGTCGTCGGGCAGCCGGTAGGGCTGGAAGCGACTGAATAACCGCCGCTTTTCCACTCTCGCAGAATCGGAACAGGACATGCTACACCTTGTGGCATGTCCTTTGCTGACCCCCAGATAAAGCCCCAACCTGTCATCCGACAGCTTGATGAAGCCGCCATCAACCGCATCGCTGCGGGCGAGGTCGTCGAGCGTCCGGCATCCGCCGTCAAGGAACTGGTGGAAAACGCTGTTGATGCAGGCGCGACCAGGATCGAGGTTGTCATCGCTGACGGGGGAAAAACCCTGATCCGCGTGACCGACAATGGATGTGGCATCGCGTCGAATGATCTGCCGCTCGCCCTTTCCCGCCACGCGACATCGAAAATCGACGGGTCGGACCTTCTGAATATCCACTCCTTCGGTTTTCGGGGGGAGGCACTTCCGTCGCTCGGCGCTGTTGGTCGCCTGACGATCACAAGCCGCGCGCAAGGGCAGGACGCCGCCGTCATATCGGTAGATGGCGGCAGGATGTCCGCTGTCAAACCTGCCGCTGTGACTGCTGGCACAATCGTCGAGCTACGTGATCTGTTCTATGCGACACCGGCGCGATTGAAATTCCTGCGCACCGACAGGGCTGAAAATCAGGCGATTACGGATGTGGTCAAACGGCTGTCAATGGCAGAACCGTTCGTGACATTTATCCTGCGCGATGTCTCGGGCGGGGACAGTCGCACCGTTTTCCGCACAGACAGTGAAACTGGAGATCTGTTCGACGCCCTGCACGGGCGTTTGCGTTCAGTCTTGGGCCGTGATTTTGCAGAGAACGCGCTGGCAATCGATGCAGAGCGTGACGGGTTCCACCTGACCGGCTATGCCGCGTTGCCGACCTATTCCCGTGGTGCCGCCGTTGCGCAGTTCCTTTTCGTAAACGGCAGGCCGGTCCGTGACCGCATGCTTCTTGGCGCTTTGCGCGCTGCTTACATGGATGTTCTGTCGCGGGATCGGCATCCGGTGGCGGCACTGTTCGTGGATTGCGAACCGGAACTGGTCGACGTGAACGTGCACCCGGCTAAATCAGAGGTGCGGTTTCGCGATCCCGGGGCGGTGCGCGGCCTGATCGTCTCGGGCTTGCGACATGCCTTGGCGGGGGCAGGGCACCGTGCGTCAACAACCGTGGCAGGAGCAACGTTGGGCGCGATGCAGCCCGCACAGACGGAACCACGCATTTATCAGATGGACCGGCCAGCACCCAGCTTTACCGCCCGCTCTATGACCTTCCAGTCCGGTTTCGCAGAAGCACCTTCGGCGCGGATCGAACCGGTGGTCGAAGACGACGTTGACCAACTCCCGCTTGGCGCGGCCCGCGCACAGGTCCATGAAAACTATATCATTGCCCAGACCGAAACGGGCATCGTCATAGTCGACCAGCACGCCGCGCACGAGCGCTTGGTCTATGAGAAACTGAAAGCACAAATGGCCGACAACGGTGTGGCAGCGCAGGCGCTTCTCATACCCGAAATCGTGGATCTGGACGCCGCAGAAGCTGCCGATCTATTGGCGCTTTCGGCAGAGCTTTCACAACTCGGGCTGACAATCGAACCATTTGGTGGCGGGTCGATCGCGGTCCGCGAAACCCCCGCTATTCTAGGCGAAGTGAATGCAGAAGCGATGATCCGGGACATTCTGGATGAATTGGCTGACCAAGGCGACAGCGCCAGCGTCAAAACCAAGATTGAGGCCATCCTATCGCGTGTCGCCTGTCACGGGTCGATCCGGTCGGGCCGCCGTATGCAGGGCGCTGAAATGAACGCGCTGTTGCGCGAAATGGAAGCGACGCCCCTGTCGGGGCAGTGCAATCACGGTCGACCCACCTATGTCGAATTGAAACTGTCAGATATCGAAAGGCTCTTCGGGCGCACATGATCCAGATCGGTGACCAGTCCTTTGACCAAACCACAGTCATCATCGCCGCGATTTTGGCGGCGATCATAATTCTGTTCATGGTGCTCTTGATCATGGTTGTGCGTCGCGCTGGTCAATCCGCAGAAGCAGTCAACTATGTTGCCGGGCAGGTAGGGCGACTGGCGCAAGACGTGCAGGTTCTGGGGCAAGGGCAGAACCAGCTTGCTGGCAATATCCAGACAGTCAGCGACGCGCAGGCCAACGCGCAGGTGCGTGTCATCCAGACGATGGAAACGCGGCTTGCCGAAGTGCAGGCGCAGATGGCGGACCGATTGGCCGACAACGCAGTCAAATCCGCGCGTTCCCTGTCCGACTTGCAAGAGCGGATGAAGGAAACGTTGACCGGCAGTTCTGAAAAAACGACGAAAAGCCTGACAGAATTGCAAGAACGGCTCGCGACGATAGACAAGGCACAAACCAACATCGAAAAGCTCTCAGGCGACGTTTTATCGTTGCAAGACATCCTGTCCAACAAGCAACGGCGCGGGATGTTCGGGGAAATCCAGCTGACGGATATCGTTGGCAAGGCTCTGCCCAGCGACAGTTTTGCATTGCAGGCCACGCTTTCAAATGGAAAGCGGGCCGATTGCCTTGTCCATTTGCCCAACCCTCCTGGTCCGATCGTAATCGACGCGAAATTCCCGTTCGAGGCATACGAGGCGCTTGCGGCAGCCGAAACACCGGATGCGCAGAAGGCCGCCCTGCGCAATCTCGGGTCAGCGGTACGAGTCCACATCAAGGCGATATCCGAGAAGTACATTATCGAGGGTGAAACAGCGGACGGCGCAATCATGTTCTTGCCGTCAGAGGCGGTCTATGCGGAACTGCATGCGCGCCTACCGGAAGTCGTGCGCGAAGGCTTCGCCGCCCGCGTGTGGATCGTGTCGCCCACGACCTGTATGGCAACGCTGAACACGATGCGCGCCATTCTGAAAGATGCGCGTATGCGCGAACAGACCGGGGAGATCCGAAAGGCGCTTCGCATGCTGCATCGCGACGTCGAGATCATTGGCGAAAAGGCGGGAAAGCTCGAAACGCATCTGCGGCAGGCGGGCGAAGATGTTTCCGGTGTTCTGACGGCGGCAACGCGGGCCGGCAAGCGAGCAGACCGGCTGGACAACTTCGACTTCGAAGAATTGTCACCAACGTCAGATGATAAGGTCGTTCCCCTTGCGCAACCAAAACCCTAAGGGCAAAGTCCCACGAAATAGTTTAAAGGTAATTCAGATGCAGAAGCCTGTTTTGTGCGCTTTGGCTCTTTCCGGATTGGCCGCCTGCTTTGGTGAACCACTGACCTGGAAGCAGAACCCGGTCGTCGTCCAGCGCTTCTATGCCGAACAGTTTCAGGATCAGCCATTTGACGTCGGACCGGTTTCAGTTCTTTCGGAAGAGCGTGGAAAGCTGCGGACCTACCTGCTCACGCCATGCCGAAATGGCACACGTGTTTGCGGCGCGCACGTTGGATCCGTATCCAAGACGCCTGATTTTACAATTGTTTCAGGGGCCTATCCTGGACGTACTTTCTACCTCTCGCCGGGTGGTGATGGCTATTTGCTCGTGAACGGGCGCACCATCTCGCTTGCGTGGAACGAATAATTCAACGACCGGGGTGATGGCATCGTGCCATGGGCCCTCTTTCCCGATTGTGACGGCAATCGCGCCGTGTTTTTTGCTTTTTTATGACCACAGAGATTACGAGTGACAGAGTTTACGGAAACCGCAAGAGACGTGTCTGAACAGTTATTGGAACGATCTGGGACAGCAATGCTTTCGGGTGAATTTGAGGAGTTTTTGAGCTGCTTCGAGTTGCCGAACGAAATCCATACCTTTGACGGGTCGCAAATACTCAAGACGATAGAAGACGTGCGTAGGGTCTATGACAAGGTGCGCTCGTTTTACGTGCTGGAAAACGTCACTGACCTTGTGCGCCGTTGTGTCGAAGCAGAGTTTCAGGATGAAACCACAGTTTCTGCCGTCCATGAATCCCGACTTCTAAGCGGTGACCGTCAGATCAACGAACCCTTCGCGGTCTTTTCTATTATCAAGTTCACAGTGGGCGGCTGGAAACTGGTGCGCAGTGACTATGCGGTTGATCATCCACCGGCACTAATCGCCGCACTGTGTCAGCGTTAAACACCCGCTCACACAAAAAAGGCCCGCAATGCGGGCCTTTATTGACCAGTAACCGACCCACTAAATCCGCATGAATTTCTGCGCGATTCTGGGCAGCAAGCTGTTGAACTGCAGTGGCGCATCAGTCGCGGCAAGGCAGATGCAATCCACACCTTCAGCAGCGACGGGCGTGTGAACCAGATCTTCGTTTGCAACTTCGATATCGCCTGCAGCGAAATAATCGTCATCGTCAGCAAATGCACCCTGCAGAACCAACGTCAGTTCGGTGCCATTGTGGCCGTGATCCGGCATTGCCGCGCCTGCAGGGATCTTCAACAACCGTACAGTTGCACGATCCGATGTCTTAAGGATCATCTGGCTGACCCCGCCACCAACCTTGCGCCATTTCACAGCGTCAATGTCGCCTGAAACATAGTCACGCAGTGGCGATGGAAACACACCGCTCTTAACAGCAAGCGAGTTCAAAGGCTCCTCGGCAGGCGCATCGGAAATCAGTGCCATCGTTGCCGCGAGGCTGTTTTCAGCCATTTCGACCGCGTCTGTTTTCATCATCACTTCACCGCCCACAGCATCGTACTCTGCCAAGGCAGCGCGGCAGGTGTCGCACATGGAAATGTGCGAAGCGACGACGACATTGAACGCCTCTGGCAGCGTTCCGGCGGAGTAACCCATGAGAAGATCATTGGTGAGGTGATGTTTGATATTCTTTGTCATTGTACCGTTCATGTCATCGCGTGGCGCAAGCGTTCCAGCGCCAGCCTAATTCTAGATTTAATGGTCCCGAGCGGAAGTCCAGTTTCCGTAGCAATTTCAGAGTGCGACAAATCGCCAAAATAGGCCTTTTCGATCAGGATCCTTTGTTTCTCCGGGAGCGAGGCCAAGGCTGCGCCCAAACGTTCTGTATCTTCTGCCAAGGCCATAACGTCGGCTTGGTCTGGTTCGGCTTCCGGTCCCCAAGGCAATTCCTCGGGTTCCGGCCTGCGGTCCTTGCGTAGAAAATCGATGCGCCGGTTTCGGGCGATCGTAAATATCCACGTCGACACGCTTGCCTTTGCAGGATCAAACAAGTGTGCCTTCCGCCACAGCGTTGCCATGACATCTTGGGCGCATTCTTCAGCGACATCGTGCGCAGCGCCCGACTTCATCAGAAACGACTTCACGCGCGGCGCGAAATAGCCAAACAACTCTGCAAAAGCAGCCTTGTCTTGCTGGTCGCGCACCGCCTGCATCTGGGCAATCCAGAGCAACCGCTGGTTCATTTTTGCGTCCGTCATGTCTCCCGCTTTCAAAGAGCAGCGCTTTGCCCTTGTGTGACCCGTATTGGGGGGTAGCACAACATCCTTGGCATCGGCTGTGATCTCTTCTGAGGCCGTAAACATATGAAATTTACGCAGGTCTTCGCCGGTTGGATCAAAACTTTTTTCAAGAATTATGCATCCGGCTTTCTTCTTCGCCGTATCAAGCATAACAACGACTTGCTGGTGATGGGGAAGACAATAAATGCCATTCGAAACAGGAACAGCAGCGCCGCGCTCGGTGGCTGTGATCGGGGCAGGCATATCAGGCATGGGGGCCGCCCATCTTCTGGCAAAGGACCACCGGGTCGTTCTGTTCGAAGCTGAAAAGCGTCTGGGAGGGCATGCACGTACCAAAATGGCCGGTCCGAACCGGGATGTACCTGTTGATACAGGGTTTATCGTCTTCAACTATGCCAACTACCCGAACCTGACGGCACTGTTCGAGCATCTTGATGTGCCAGTGACCGAAAGCAACATGAGCTTTGGAACCTCCTTCGATGGCGGTCGCTTGGAATATGCGCTTACCAGCGTCGGCTCCTTATTCGCGCAAAAGCGAAACCTCGCGAACCCGAAATTTTTGCGCATGGTTCGTGACATTTTTCATTTTAACAAGCACGGTCTTGCGGCAAGCCAGGAAGACGGTCTGACAATCCGCGGACTTCTCGAGAAGCTTGGTCTGTCTCAGTTTTTCGCCGATCACTACCTGTTGCCGTTCTCTGGGGCGATCTGGTCGACGCCAAAAGAAAAGATCATGGATTTCCCGGCGCACGCGCTGATGAAATTCTTCGACAATCACGCGCTGCTTGGGGCAACCGGCCAGCATCAATGGTATACTGTTAAAGGTGGTTCCTCAGAATACGTCACGCGGCTGGGTGCCGATATGTTCAAGCGTGGCGTCGATATGCGGTTGGGTGCCGCGATCGACGGAGTGCGCCGCACGCCCTTGGGGGTAGAGGTCAAGGCACGCGGTGGCAACTGGGAACAGTTCGACGAAGTTGTCTTCGCGACCCACTCAGACACGACGCTCGCGCTTTTGTCCGATGCCACTGCCCAAGAAAAAGCGACACTCGGTGCCATTCGGTATCAGCCCAACAAGATCGTGCTTCATTCAGACACATCTGTGATGCCGAAACGTAAGCCTGTTTGGGCTTCATGGGTCTACACCGAAGCGGCAGGCAAGACCTGCGACCAGATCGACCTAACCTATTGGATGAATTCTCTGCAAAGCTGGCTGACTGACCGTGACTACATGGTCACGCTGAACACGACACGCGACATCGACCCCAAATTGATCTGGGACGAGGTGTCTCTCGCCCATCCGGTTTACGACAACGCCGCACTCGCTGCACAAGAACAGGCAGCGATAATGAACGGGTCCAATCGAACATGGTTCTGCGGGGCCTGGATGAAGAACGGCTTTCATGAAGACGGGCTTGCCTCTGCCTATGATGTCGTTCACGCGCTCAACGCTGTCGAGCGCCTGAAAGTCGCGGCCGAGTGAGTACTGTCGATCATATCAGCGGCGAGACGTATCACGGGCGCCGCGGCGCAGTGAAGAATGCCTTCCGCTACTCTATCGACTACGTCTTGCTGGATGCAGATGCGGATTTGGAAACGCCAACATTGTTCGGGCGCAACAAGGGCGCGCTGATGTCTGTGCAGAACAGCGACCATGGCGGTCCGCCCAAACATGGCCGCGGTGCAGCTTGGGTGCGGGACGTACTGAAAGCGCATCAATTGCATCTTGCTGGCCGCATTGATTTGCTGGCCCAACCGCGTGTGCTGGGCCATGTCTTCAATCCGGTGTCTTTCTGGCTTTGTCATGACAAGGCAGGCGTTCTACGTGCGGTCATCGCCGAAGTGACGAACACGTTCGGCGACCGCCATTCGTATTTGTGCCATCACGAGGACCTGCGTGAAATCACGAAGA
It encodes:
- the purH gene encoding bifunctional phosphoribosylaminoimidazolecarboxamide formyltransferase/IMP cyclohydrolase, producing MTDLHPIRRALLSVSDKTGLIDLGKALAGHGVELLSTGGSAKALRDAGLDVKDVADVTGFPEMMDGRVKTLHPVVHGGLLARRDLDGHVAAMKEHNIGGIDLLVVNLYPFEETVAKGADFDTCIENIDIGGPAMIRSAAKNHAFVNVVTDVVDYAAVLAEMDANGGQTTLGLRQRLAQTAYARTAAYDTAVSTWMAKAIDTSEPRRRSFGGTLAQSLRYGENPHQTASFYTDGTESPGVATAVQHQGKELSYNNINDTDAAFELVAEFDPADGPAVAIIKHANPSGVARGATLLDAYKNAFDCDRTSAFGGIVALNQPLDEATAKEISGIFTEVVIAPGASDAAKSVFAAKKNLRLLTTDGLPDPKAGGLTYRQVAGGMLVQDKDVGFVGLDDLKVVTKVAPTDDQMADLLFAWKVAKHVKSNAIVYVKDKATVGVGAGQMSRLDSALIAAKKAERMAEAMDLPEPLTKGSAVASDAFFPFADGLLEAVAAGATCVIQPGGSMRDDEVIAAADDAGIAMVFTGMRHFRH
- the lspA gene encoding signal peptidase II translates to MRIVFWTGFWVFLADQITKFFVLYWIKLPELPGERLDVFPPFLVLKMARNRGVNFGLFADYDMRWVLIAVAFLICGGVLWWLHKSGGTKWTYIAAGVLIGGALGNVVDRLLYGWVADFLNMSCCGIHNPYAFNIADIAIFAGAVLLAFLPEPKTPKRPKKKAA
- the mutL gene encoding DNA mismatch repair endonuclease MutL encodes the protein MSFADPQIKPQPVIRQLDEAAINRIAAGEVVERPASAVKELVENAVDAGATRIEVVIADGGKTLIRVTDNGCGIASNDLPLALSRHATSKIDGSDLLNIHSFGFRGEALPSLGAVGRLTITSRAQGQDAAVISVDGGRMSAVKPAAVTAGTIVELRDLFYATPARLKFLRTDRAENQAITDVVKRLSMAEPFVTFILRDVSGGDSRTVFRTDSETGDLFDALHGRLRSVLGRDFAENALAIDAERDGFHLTGYAALPTYSRGAAVAQFLFVNGRPVRDRMLLGALRAAYMDVLSRDRHPVAALFVDCEPELVDVNVHPAKSEVRFRDPGAVRGLIVSGLRHALAGAGHRASTTVAGATLGAMQPAQTEPRIYQMDRPAPSFTARSMTFQSGFAEAPSARIEPVVEDDVDQLPLGAARAQVHENYIIAQTETGIVIVDQHAAHERLVYEKLKAQMADNGVAAQALLIPEIVDLDAAEAADLLALSAELSQLGLTIEPFGGGSIAVRETPAILGEVNAEAMIRDILDELADQGDSASVKTKIEAILSRVACHGSIRSGRRMQGAEMNALLREMEATPLSGQCNHGRPTYVELKLSDIERLFGRT
- a CDS encoding M16 family metallopeptidase — encoded protein: MKRLVLTLWFVVIGSVAFAEIDIKTITSDGGIDAWLVEEPSIPFVALEIRIRGGTSLDAPDKRGATNLMMALIEEGAGDMNAQEYQTKLESLAASFSFRAYDDSLSISAQFLTENRDEALALLREALVNPRFDQDAIDRVRAQVIAGIASDAKNPNRIAGATLNAAAFGDHPYGTNPDGTVESVGALTRDDLIAAHQATMTKDRVYVGAVGDITAAELGPILDTLLGDLPENGPDFPADVPFGLEGGVTIVDYETPQSVALFGHEGIKRDDEDFFAAYIINEALGAGGFESRLMEEVREKRGLTYGISTFLVPKFHAEMYLGQVASSNDTIAQAIEVTRAEWARMAEHGMTQEELDSVKTYLTGEYPLRFDGNSEIASILVGMQMTDLPPDYVVNRNDYIEAVTLEDVNRVAAELLRPEDLHFVVVGQPVGLEATE
- a CDS encoding DUF3035 domain-containing protein, yielding MRGIVLIGAALALAACSGGGGLRDLRTDTGGPDEFSVVPGAPLELPETLTLPPPTPGGTNRTDAAPKAAAIAALGGSPAAAFAGGIPANDQALVAHAGRNGLQSDIRAVLATEDAAFRARRARLNTFNLLGTDQYFRAYARQSLDAYAELNRFRAAGVQTPTAPPR
- the rmuC gene encoding DNA recombination protein RmuC; this encodes MIQIGDQSFDQTTVIIAAILAAIIILFMVLLIMVVRRAGQSAEAVNYVAGQVGRLAQDVQVLGQGQNQLAGNIQTVSDAQANAQVRVIQTMETRLAEVQAQMADRLADNAVKSARSLSDLQERMKETLTGSSEKTTKSLTELQERLATIDKAQTNIEKLSGDVLSLQDILSNKQRRGMFGEIQLTDIVGKALPSDSFALQATLSNGKRADCLVHLPNPPGPIVIDAKFPFEAYEALAAAETPDAQKAALRNLGSAVRVHIKAISEKYIIEGETADGAIMFLPSEAVYAELHARLPEVVREGFAARVWIVSPTTCMATLNTMRAILKDARMREQTGEIRKALRMLHRDVEIIGEKAGKLETHLRQAGEDVSGVLTAATRAGKRADRLDNFDFEELSPTSDDKVVPLAQPKP
- a CDS encoding M16 family metallopeptidase, whose product is MRLIAAALALVLSTMAAKAEEVTTFTLDNGMEVVVIEDHRAPVVVHMVWYRIGSADEPVGASGVAHFLEHLLFKATDKLESGEFSAVVAANGGSDNAFTSYDYTAYFQRVAADRLELMMDMESNRMNNLRITAADIETERNVVLEERNQRTENNPNALAREQFAAALYQNHRYGVPIIGWKHEMEQLELEDALDFYDLYYSPNNAILVVAGDVDPNEVKALAEQYYGVIPAEPELPDRIRPEEPPQRAERRITYVDPRVSQPYVTRSYLAPERDAGAQEEAAALVYLAELLGGSPFTSALGMALQFDTQTAVYTNAGYSGSSLDDTSFGITVAPSEGVTLSEAEAAMDQVIADFIEAPIEADRLERIRAQVRASEIYAKDDVSGLARRYGAGLTQGLTIEDIQAWPDILQQVTEEDIKAVAAKVLNRDQSVTGWVVASEEYAK